One part of the Aspergillus luchuensis IFO 4308 DNA, chromosome 5, nearly complete sequence genome encodes these proteins:
- a CDS encoding uncharacterized protein (COG:S;~EggNog:ENOG410Q22F), with translation MFGSGLMSWLRPSEAVPESKWDPETLTMEQPASPSGPSLEHIVTEQPRTGESMQLQIRGGGEGEVCCGICAGVCCFECCECCCDCCGDDGPDGPPPPPGPPGPP, from the exons ATGTTCGGTAGTGGCTTGATGTCGTGGCTGAGGCCCTCCGAGGCCGTGCCTGAAAGCAAATGGGACCCCGAGACCCTGACGATGGAGCAGCCTGCTAGCCCATCCGGTCCCTCCCTGGAGCACATTGTTACTGAGCAACCG CGCACTGGAGAGTccatgcagctgcagatccgcggtggtggtgaaggagaagtctGCTGTGGAAT TTGTGCTGGTGTCTGCTGCTTTGAATGCTGCGAATGCTGCTGCGATTGTTGCGGCGACGACGGGCCCGATggtcctccccctcctcccggCCCGCCCGGACCTCCATGA
- a CDS encoding uncharacterized protein (COG:I;~EggNog:ENOG410PMHS;~InterPro:IPR002018,IPR029058;~MEROPS:MER0078701;~PFAM:PF00135) has translation MGQQQRRIDRIMVQAVAFGLLGLAASALGTYAPYYANLTWEQPRTLSNWSNLTVETRTGTFIGMLNDTYPDVRQFLRVPYAKPPVGDLRWLPPHRLDNSSKKIDSTFYGPACPQYVSGESDFWNEYEPENLLLSVGERLNQGSTAWSSSEDCLSLAVWTPSYANETSKLPVALFVTGGGGITGGINIPSQLPSAWVSRSQEHIAVTINYRVNIFGNPKSRALNETSLTLMDVRAAVEWVYENIEAFGGNPENIMLWGQSQGALLTHLYTLAWPEEPLAAKFGVISQGASATLNLSTTPDVYQDFDIVAKGLGCNYGDDAEAELECMRGISWVQIEEYINRYNSSPSIAFTNYIPDERYIFSDERQRYLERKVAPGPEIRSDTAREFPSTNTTSVNIDEGESDCLAVTDLALRASIGLETYRYYWAGNFSNISPVPWLGAFHWTDLLMIFGTYNLDVGEISQLEVDTSATMQDYLLAFLKDSSTVGETVGWPVYLGNESNGGLILEFGNETAVRTITGDWLDAGCYNSSIPFRIWG, from the exons ATGGGACAACAGCAACGGCGAATCGATAGAATAATGGTGCAGGCTGTCGCTTTTGGACTGCTCGGGCTAGCTGCCTCTGCCTTGGGCACCTATGCGCCCTACTATGCGAACCTGACGTGGGAGCAACCGCGGACGCTGTCCAACTGGTCCAATCTTACCGTGGAGACACGCACAGGGACGTTCATTGGCATGCTGAATGACACTTACCCGGACGTTCGGCAGTTTTTGCGAGTCCCTTATGCCAAG CCTCCTGTTGGGGATCTGAGatggcttcctcctcatcggctTGATAACTcaagcaagaagatcgaTTCCACCTTCTACGGTCCAG CCTGTCCGCAGTATGTGTCGGGAGAGAGTGATTTCTGGAATGAATACGAACCGGAGAATCTGCTGCTCTCCGTCGGCGAAAGGCTCAACCAGGGATCCACGGCATGGTCCTCGTCGGAGGATTGCCTTTCTCTAGCGGTATGGACTCCATCGTATGCTAATGAGACCTCCAAGCTGCCAGTTGCGCTGTTTGTTACGGGAGGTGGTGGCATCACGGGGGGCATCAACATCCCGTCCCAGCTTCCCTCCGCTTGGGTATCGCGCTCTCAGGAGCATATCGCTGTTACCATCAATTATCGAGTCAACATTTTCGGAA ATCCCAAGTCGCGCGCGTTGAATGAAACATCGCTAACACTGATGGATGTGCGTGCTGCCGTGGAATGGGTATACGAGAACATTGAAGCATTTGGTGGAAACCCCGAAAATATTATG CTATGGGGACAGTCACAGGGTGCCCTGCTGACACATCTGTACACCCTCGCATGGCCAGAAGAGCCTCTTGCCGCCAAGTTCGGCGTCATCTCCCAAGGAGCATCTGCGACACtcaacctctccaccacGCCTGACGTGTACCAAGACTTTGACATCGTGGCCAAGGGACTAGGGTGTAAttatggtgatgatgctgaggcCGAGCTGGAGTGCATGCGCGGGATCTCCTGGGTGCAGATTGAGGAGTATATCAACCGCTACAATAGCTCTCCTTCTATCGCTTTCACCAACTATATCC CCGATGAGCGATACATTTTCTCCGACGAAAGACAGCGATACCTTGAGCGCAAGGTTGCTCCGGGGCCGGAAATTCGATCTGACACGGCACGAGAATTCCCCAGCACAAACACGACTTCGGTAAATATTGATGAGGGCGAATCAGACTGCCTGGCAGTGACTGATCTTGCACTGCGTGCGTCGATTGGACTCGAGACCTATCGCTACTACTGGGCTG GcaacttctccaacatcAGTCCCGTCCCATGGCTAGGAGCATTCCATTGGACCGACCTGCTAATGATCTTCGGCACATACAATCTCGATGTTGGCGAGATCTCACAATTGGAAGTGGACACCTCCGCTACGATGCAAGACTACCTGCTTGCCTTCCTCAAGGACTCGTCAACCGTCGGCGAGACGGTCGGATGGCCAGTATACCTAGGCAATGAGAGCAACGGTGGTCTCATCCTGGAATTTGGCAACGAGACAGCAGTGCGGACCA
- a CDS encoding PI-PLC domain-containing protein (COG:S;~EggNog:ENOG410PIPE;~InterPro:IPR017946;~SECRETED:SignalP(1-21);~TransMembrane:1 (n3-14c21/22o445-463i);~go_function: GO:0008081 - phosphoric diester hydrolase activity [Evidence IEA];~go_process: GO:0006629 - lipid metabolic process [Evidence IEA]) produces MMLAVAYLWILLLLRGIHVGAKSTTSTREAEVTTITDDTSTASASSTHSGTDSDSFSVVTTETAVAVPTGSYLSYTTTITVGDSVSQTTFTTITAANTTISTNGTTTATTTTDTNVVVTGTRNSSSTATSTATTPANSQPCNGYAEFCSRQYSNITMVTAHNSPFVKKNNIAANQMYNVKTQLEDGVRMLSFEAHYYEDDIYLCHTSCDLLNMGTLEDYLTTVTDWIKDNPYDVVTILIVNSDYVSPWNFTAPIENSGLIDYVYEPWKIPMSLDDWPTLSEMIMGGKRAVVFMDYQANQTAIPYILDEFTQMWETPFSPLNTSFPCTVQRPPGITAAQAEERMYMINHNLNLEIVFEGIDILVPDSAQINETNAVSGYGSLGLMANNCRAKWDRPPNFLLVDYYNDGNFQGSVFEVAAQMNNVTYNGKCCGGSSSAASRIVDVPYTWLSAFVAMGVGLFTLFGL; encoded by the exons ATGATGCTCGCGGTCGCATATCTTTGGattctcctgctgctgcggggAATCCACGTGGGCGCCAAGAGCACGACAAGCACGAGGGAAGCCGAagtcaccaccatcaccgatGATACCTctacagcatcagcatcgtcCACTCATTCAGGAACCGACAGTGATTCTTTCAGCGTCGTGACCACCGAAACTGCCGTCGCTGTTCCTACCGGCAGTTATCTCAGCTACACCACTACGATTACGGTCGGGGATAGCGTCTCCCAAACGaccttcaccaccatcaccgcgGCCAATACAACCATTTCTACTAATggcaccaccactgccaccacgACTACGGATACAAATGTCGTCGTCACCGGCACGCGAAACTCCAGTAGCACTGCGACGTCCACTGCGACCACGCCAGCCAACTCGCAGCCTTGCAATGGCTACGCCGAGTTCTGTAGCCGACAATATTCGAATATTACCATGGTCACAGCACACAACAGTCCCTTCGTGAAGAAGAACAATATTGCAGCAAATCAGATGTACAATGTGAAGACTCAGCTTGAGGACGGAGTGCGCATGC TATCTTTCGAAGCCCACTATTACGAAGATGACATCTACCTCTGCCACACCTCCTGCGACCTCCTGAACATGGGTACCCTAGAAGACTACCTCACAACTGTGACCGACTGGATCAAGGACAACCCATACGACGTCGTCACTATCCTGATCGTCAACTCCGACTACGTCTCCCCCTGGAACTTTACCGCTCCCATCGAAAACTCCGGTCTCATCGATTACGTCTACGAGCCGTGGAAAATCCCCATGAGTTTGGACGACTGGCCTACGCTATCGGAGATGATTATGGGCGGCAAACGCGCTGTTGTCTTCATGGACTACCAGGCCAATCAGACTGCTATTCCGTACATTCTGGACGAGTTTACCCAAATGTGGGAGACGCCGTTCTCGCCGCTGAATACCTCCTTCCCTTGCACGGTGCAGCGGCCCCCTGGAATTACAGCTGCGCAGGCAGAGGAGCGGATGTATATGATCAACCATAATCTGAATCTTGAGATTGTGTTTGAGGGGATCGATATTCTGGTACCGGATTCCGCTCAGATCAATGAGACGAACGCAGTGTCGGGATATGGGAGTCTAGGACTGATGGCGAACAATTGTCGAG CAAAATGGGATCGTCCgcccaacttcctcctcgtcgattACTACAACGACGGCAACTTCCAAGGCTCCGTTTTCGAAGTCGCAGCTCAAATGAACAACGTCACGTACAATGGTAAATGTTGTGGCGGGTCGAGCAGTGCGGCGTCGAGAATTGTTGATGTTCCATATACTTGGCTTTCTGCATTTGTTGCCATGGGTGTTGGTTTGTTTACTCTCTTTGGATTATGA
- a CDS encoding putative MFS peptide transporter (COG:E;~EggNog:ENOG410PFC6;~InterPro:IPR000109,IPR018456,IPR036259;~PFAM:PF00854;~TransMembrane:11 (o150-169i181-201o207-226i265-287o293-314i394-412o432-452i464-486o511-535i547-569o575-595i);~go_component: GO:0016020 - membrane [Evidence IEA];~go_function: GO:0022857 - transmembrane transporter activity [Evidence IEA];~go_process: GO:0006857 - oligopeptide transport [Evidence IEA];~go_process: GO:0055085 - transmembrane transport [Evidence IEA]), which translates to MNPSDTAEVAEIAKSAAFAHDAHPDEKRDRTSSELRPATSPEIEEVRETAEKGGFSSSAAYEDDAALQKDFPSPDELRTLRRVSGKIPWTAYTVAFVELCERFSYYGTTAVFVNFIQRPLPEGSSAGATHGLDNLVPGALGMGQQASTGLTLFNSFWSYIMPLMGAFMADQYWGRFRTIMFSIGVALLGHTILVISAIPPVIKNPHGAIACFSIGLVIMGVGTGGFKSNISPLIAEQYRESRPYIKTLPSGERVIVDHAATVARIYLYFYMMINIGSILGQVSMVYAERYVGFWLSYLLPTIMFTFCPTVLFICRNKYYLVKPTGSVYLQAFRLWKLAMEGRWSLNPAKMFKKNPTPFWDSVKPSALGASRPQWMTFDDEWVDEVARGLKACKVFLWYPLYWLAYNQMLNNLTSQAATMRLGGVPNDIINNLNPLSLIIFIPIMDQLVYPFLRRVGIQFTPLKRITAGFIAAGLSMIAATVTQYYIYQKGECGKQANYCLDEYNSHSPISVWVQALVYILGGISEIFASVTSLEYAFTKAPRNMRSLVQAVALFMNAFSSAIGQALVGLSNDPLLVWNYAVVAILAFVGAAGFWLTNYKLDRQEDELNHLPQSHYEGRPEGHADEEQR; encoded by the exons ATGAATCCCTCAGACACTGCTGAAGTGGCAGAGATTGCGAAGTCTGCAGCCTTTGCTCATGATGCGCATCCAGACGAGAAGAGGGATCGAACCTCATCTGAGCTGCGTCCCGCCACCTCACCTGAGATCGAGGAGGTTCGTGAAACCGCTGAGAAAGGCGGGTTCAGTTCGTCGGCCGCATATGAAGACGATGCAGCTCTACAGAAAGACTTCCCTTCTCCGGATGAACTGAGGACTCTACGTCGCGTCTCCGGCAAAATCCCCTGGACAGCCTATACTGTAGCCTTTGTGGAATTGTGCGAGCGCTTTTCCTACTATGGAACCACAGCAGTTT TCGTCAACTTCATCCAACGACCGCTTCCTGAAGGTTCATCAGCCGGTGCGACTCATGGTCTAGACAATCTGGTACCCGGTGCTCTGGGCATGGGTCAGCAAGCGTCCACTGGATTGACCTTGT TCAATTCTTTCTGGTCTTATATCATGCCCCTCATGGGCGCCTTCATGGCCGACCAGTACTGGGGTCGCTTCCGCACCATCATGTTCTCGATTGGAGTCGCTTTGCTGGGACATACAATCCTCGTCATCTCAGCCATCCCGCCGGTTATCAAGAATCCACACGGTGCAATTGCTTGCTTCTCAATCGGTCTGGTTATCATGGGAGTGGGAACAGGTGGTTTCAA GTCAAATATCTCGCCATTGATCGCGGAGCAATATCGGGAGAGCAGGCCGTACATCAAAACCCTCCCCTCAGGAGAACGTGTCATTGTCGACCATGCTGCCACCGTCGCGCGCATCTACCTGTATTTCTACATGATGATTAACATCGGCTCCATCCTAGGACAAGTTAGCATGGTGTATGCGGAGCGCTACGTTGGCTTCTGGCTCTCATATCTTCTGCCCACCATCATGTTCACTTTCTGCCCTACAGTGTTGTTTATCTGCCGCAACAAGTACTATCTGGTTAAGCCAACTGGGTCCGTGTACTTGCAGGCATTCAGGCTGTGGAAGCTGGCTATGGAAGGGCGCTGGTCGCTGAATCCTGCGAAGAT GTTCAAGAAGAACCCTACCCCCTTTTGGGATTCGGTCAAGCCCAGTGCTCTGGGTGCCAGTCGTCCCCAATGGATGACCTTCGATGATGAATGGGTAGATGAGGTAGCACGTGGTCTGAAAGCATGCAAGGTCTTTCTGTGGTATCCTTTGTATT GGCTGGCCTACAATCAAATGTTAAACAACCTGACCTCTCAGGCGGCCACCATGCGTCTAGGTGGAGTCCccaacgacatcatcaacaacctcaaccccctctctctcatcatcttcatccccatcatggACCAGCTAGTATATCCATTCCTCCGAAGAGTCGGCATTCAATTCACCCCTCTCAAGCGCATCACAGCTGGATTCATCGCCGCCGGTTTGTCCATGATCGCCGCCACCGTCACCCAATACTACATCTACCAGAAAGGTGAATGCGGAAAACAAGCTAACTACTGCCTGGATGAATACAACTCGCACTCGCCCATTTCCGTTTGGGTCCAAGCGCTAGTCTACATCCTAGGCGGCATTTCCGAGATCTTCGCATCCGTAACCTCACTCGAATACGCCTTCACCAAAGCACCGCGCAACATGCGCTCCCTCGTGCAAGCCGTGGCTTTGTTCATGAACGCGTTCTCTTCCGCCATCGGACAAGCACTTGTGGGGCTATCGAATGACCCGCTCCTGGTGTGGAACTACGCCGTCGTAGCAATTCTGGCCTTTGTCGGCGCTGCAGGATTCTGGTTGACGAACTATAAGCTCGATCGTCAAGAGGATGAGTTGAACCATCTGCCACAGAGTCACTATGAAGGTCGCCCCGAGGGACATGCTGATGAAGAGCAGCGATAG